The DNA segment CCCGACGGCGGTTCGAGCTGGCGACAGTAGAGCTGGTGCGCGGCGCCTCCAAGGCTGCTTCGAGGCACCCACGACGCGAGGCCCGCGAAGATCAGCGCCCCACAATCACGAACCGACCCGTCTCCACCCACTCCGACGGTTTGTCGGCGTTCTCGAGGCGGAGCCGAATCTGATCGGATGAGGCGGGGCCGAAGCCGGTCACGAATCCGATCGGCACAGTCCAAAGCAACGAATCGAGGCCGGCCGGAGCGTTGGTGAGCAGGAAGCCCTTGTCCTTGCCACCCATCACGGCACCGAGGTTGATGCGTCGTGCCGGAACAGCGACCCAGCGAATGAGGTAGCTCCGCCCTTCGACGAGGGTATCGCCGGGTGCAGGGGTACGGAACGAGAAGGTGTCGCGAGGCAGTGTCGCAGCGAGGGAGTCGAGCGCGGCGTGCTGTTGCGGTGTTGCGCTGCACGCGAGAGTCAGGAGCAGGATCGGGATACCACAGCGAGAGCGCATCGAGGTTCACTCCTTGTACTGCAGCAGCTTTTCCGCTTCGACCTGTTCGAGTCGTTGATGCTGCTCGGCCTTGCGCGCAACCAGGAGGGTCGCAGCCGCCGAGAGTGCACTGAGCACGCCCGTGAAGAGCAGGACGCCGAGCGGCAGTCCGATCAACACCGCGAGCGCCCCGAAGATTGCGCCACCCAGTGCGCCCCATCCGGTGAATGTCGGCAGTGACAATTCATCGAAGCGCCGATGCCGCCCAGCGATCGAGAGCACGGTCGAGAAGAAGATCCCGGCGAAGAAACCGGGAATGGCGAGCGCGGGAAGCGGCGCGTCAAAGGTGCGGAAGAAGGCGTCCCACGGCAGGAAAGTCAGGATGTTGCTCGACGCGCCGATGAGCACGCCTGCGACGGCCCAGCCGATTGCCCAGGCGAGACCCATACCCATCGCGCCGCGAAGCCGCCTCAGTATGCTGCTCATTGCGGGGGAGTGCTCCTAGGGTTGTGAGAGATCACTCGCGGAACCGTGAATGTGCACCACCTCCCATCCGTGTCGGACCCGGTGGAACACCAGCGTCCGGCGGGCGAGCTGACCCTGTCGCTGCAGCTCGAAGGAGATGATGGCGATGTCGCGGTAGGTCTGCACCACAACGCCCTGCGGACGGAGCGCTGGCGGCAGCGGCGCAGCTGGCGCGCCGGCTTTCGGGAAGATGTTCTGGAACACCGCCTCGACCGCGGCGCGACCCTGTTGCACCTGCGCCGGGCCCGGCCGCTCGAAGATGGCCGTGATCCCGGGCGCAAAGGTGCCCCGGAACGCGTCCCAGTCGCGGCGGTTCAGTGCGGAGATGAACGAGTCGAAGAAGCCACATACATCCTTCGGGCCGGCGCAGGCCGCGGTAGACTGCGCGCGGAGTGGCAACGCGAGCAGAACGACGAGAGCCAGTGTCAACCGGGGCAACCGGCGATGCACGAAGTGAGGCCGGCGGTGAGCGTTCACGTCGACGGGAGCGCGCGAGGCGCAACCGGGGCGTCAAGTTTCGCGCGCTTGGCGGCCGAGAGCGTCAGGCCGGCGATCGATCCACTCGCGACGGCGGTGAGTACGCCAGTCAGCAGGATGCCCTGCAGGTTTGCGGCCGGAAGCGAAAAACCGAGCCCGTAGGCACCGAGCACGATGAGTGGCAGCATCCCGCCGAGGATGCCCCACGCGACGGCACGACTCGCCGACACGGCGCTGAGGTCACGCCCCCGTTCCGTCCACGAGAGCACGAGCCCTGCGCTCAACCCCGACATCACGCCAAGGGCGGTGATCTCGGGGACATACATCGAGAGATAGATCGACAGCGGCAGGGGCTGGATCGGCGGTTGCGGCGTTCCTCGACGCAGCCACGCCAGAATGCCGAGCACGGCCCCGGTCATCGCCCACGGGATGGCCCAGAGAAAGGCGAGGCGCAGGAGCGCCCGGAATTGCCGCGAGAAGGTCACCTGGTTCTCCTTCGAGACTGGTGCATGCCGCATTCAGAACGGTCGATCGATCGATACGGGTAGCTCGGAGAAGCCGTATGCCCGCTCAGGATAGGAGTGGCCATCGAAGGCATGCTCTCCTTCCAGGACCAGGTCACCACCCAGCCGCTCGTAGAACCGGCAGGCGGGATTCGCCGACAGTACTCGGACGATCATCGAGTGGTAGCCCACCTCGTGAAGCCTTGCAGTCAGCCGTTTCACCAACGCCCTACCAATACCCGACCGCTGGGCTGACTGCAACAGGTAGATCGCGTACAACTCCGCATCGAACTCCGATATCGGTGCGCGAATCGCTCCGCCGCTCACGAACCCGACAATTTCTTCATCCAGAAGAGCGACGAACGCCTCGGGGACGAACTGCGTCTCCCCGCGCAGGGCGCGCCCGAGAGCCGCTTCGCGATCGGCCACCGTGACGCGCTCGATGGACTCCTGCGCGATGATACCAGTGTATGTCGTGTGCCACGTCGCCACCTGGACCCGAGCGATTTTCGTCACGTCGCTCGACTCGGCGGCGCGGATGCGGAACTCTCGCATTACAAACCGTCACTCCTCGAACGGAAAGTAGAGTTCATTCCCATCCGGATCATCCACCTGGATCACGTCATACCCCCACCGCGTCGTCTTGTGCGGTACCACTCGTTCTGCCAGCTCTTGCCGGAACTGGGCGATTCCGTCTGACGTCAGCTCAACGAACAACCGCCCCTTGTCGCGCCGGGTCGAGTCCTGACAGAGGATGATCTCGCATTCACTGCGGTCGACTTCGCAGACAGTGCCGGCGCCTTCGCCCTCGTGCCAGGCAAGCTCGAAGCCGAGTTGCTCGATATAGAATCGCAGCGCACGATCGAGATCCGCGACAAAGAAGACCGGCCGAGCGTACCAACGGTGACTATGGAGCATATGGTCGCCTCACCCCTCACCCAGCAGCAACCGCGCCGTCGCCAGCCAGGGGCCCGTATCGCTCAGGAACAGTTCCGCGCAGTGGATCGCGAACATTGCACTGCCTGCCCAGAGATACGCCGGATGCACTTTGCGTGTCGTCCGCAGATCGTGACCAATGGCAACAAGCAGGGCCGCATCAGCAATGAGCGAGAAGGTCACGAACGGATTGCCGACCCACGGAAGGAAATGCCGAAACCGAAGCCAGGCGGGTCCGAGCACCGAAATCGTTGCGAGCAATATCAGCCGCTTGTGCCACCCCGGCTTCCGGCGGCAGAGCACCGCTGCAACGACGAGCCCGAGGAAGATGACCATCTCGATCAGGATGTTGAGGAACTGCCCTCGGGCGAGATCGCCCTGCCCAGCGGCGAGGTCCCGATGTGTCACCAGGATGTCGACGGCCACGCCCGAGGCCGCCATTGCAACGGCGAGCCCCGCGCCAACCCAGCCGAGCCGGCGATGCGTCGGCAGCCGGCGGGTGCGGACGAGCTGGGCCTGACAGACGAGCAACAGCAGCCACGAGAAGAAGAGCGCGCCGTGGATCTCGACGATCGGCGGGGCGTGGAAAGTGCCGCGCGCGAGTGGAATGAAGAGGGTGGTCGAGAAGCCGATGAGCCCGACGCAGAGGCCGGCAACAGCCATGCGAAAGTAGAACGCGCTGCGCACTGGCCGCTATTCCACTCGGCCGAGGTACTTGTCCAGCCATGCCAGCACCTCACGCACCAGAATACCGCGCTCTGATGTGACATCGTGGGCGGCCTCGAGCAGCACGTGTTTCTTGTCGGCGGCGGGCGTCCCGAGCATCGCAAACATTGGTGCCTGCGATGCGTCCAGGGAGAACGTCATGTCATAGCGCCCGTTCACCATCAGCACCGGCCGCTTCAGTCGCGGTACGAAGTCCGCCTGATCACCGCCCGGTGTCGGCGGATCGAGGAAATAGCCACCGTCGAGGAAGACAACCGTCTTGAGACGATCCTGAGCCAACGTCGCATAGATCGCGCCTTCTGCTGCTCCCATGCTGACGCCAAGGTAGGCGAGATTGTCACCCCGGATATCGGGCCGTGTCTGGAGATAGTCGAGGGTGCGGGCCACATCCTTTGATCGCTGCGCCGTCAGCGCGAGCTCCTGCGAGGCGCCGGGCAGGGCCCCCTTCAGGCGTCGCTCATAGGTGTCCTGGTAGACAGGATAGATGACGGCCCGGCCGCTCTGCACGATATAGTCGAAGAACTCGGTGTCGCCCAGGTCCCGCGAATCGCCGATGCCCAACACGCGCGCGCTCGGAAAGAAGACCACGGCCTGATACGGCGGCTTCACGTGAGTCGGCAGATAGAGATACGCGGACAGCCGCTGCTGGCCATAGGCCGCATCGTAGGAGACCTTGACCAGCCGGTAGTCGGCGGTCGTCGCGACGACGGCGTCCTGCCGCGCATTCAGGGGTGTGGGGTCATACCGGTAGAGCACCGAGTACGCCTTGAACACGGCATCGTTCGCCGGTGTGTAGTGGGCAAAATCCCGACGCAGGAAGGTGATCGGTTGCCGGGCGGCGGCGGGCACCTCGCCAAGAGTGCGCACGCCGCGTATTCCGTTTTTTGCCGAGCGATCGAAGGGCGGCAGCGCTTCGGCCTCAGCATACAGATACGACGCCGAGCTCCAGGCGCCGCCGAGAATCAGGCGCTGGCGGGAGGCGGTCGCATTCATCACCCATTCCCGCACGTTGCCCGCCATATCGTTTGTCCCGTACGGCCCCACCCCGGCGAACTTGCCAACTGGCGCGACCCCAGAGCCCGACATATTGCTGGTGCGTCCCACGAAGGCGGAGAGGTCTGACGGGCCCGCGAGGCTCCACTGCGCCATCACTGGAAGGGACTTGCCCTGGAACGCGAGATACGCTGCCGCTTCGTACCAGCTGATGCCGGAGACGGGCAAGGAATCCTGGCCAGCCGGAAAGTGCCCTCCAGCCCAACCGGCCGGTCCCGGTCGACCCGTCTGATCACGGAAGCGCGCGGAGGCCTCGTCCCAGCTTAGCGTGCGACCATTGTCCTCGAAGGGCTCGGTCCAGTACTTCCGGTCGCGATAACCGCCGCGGTCAACGAATTGCTGGAACTCCGCGTTGGTCA comes from the Gemmatimonadota bacterium genome and includes:
- a CDS encoding nuclear transport factor 2 family protein, giving the protein MNAHRRPHFVHRRLPRLTLALVVLLALPLRAQSTAACAGPKDVCGFFDSFISALNRRDWDAFRGTFAPGITAIFERPGPAQVQQGRAAVEAVFQNIFPKAGAPAAPLPPALRPQGVVVQTYRDIAIISFELQRQGQLARRTLVFHRVRHGWEVVHIHGSASDLSQP
- a CDS encoding GNAT family N-acetyltransferase, which codes for MREFRIRAAESSDVTKIARVQVATWHTTYTGIIAQESIERVTVADREAALGRALRGETQFVPEAFVALLDEEIVGFVSGGAIRAPISEFDAELYAIYLLQSAQRSGIGRALVKRLTARLHEVGYHSMIVRVLSANPACRFYERLGGDLVLEGEHAFDGHSYPERAYGFSELPVSIDRPF
- a CDS encoding glyoxalase superfamily protein, whose translation is MLHSHRWYARPVFFVADLDRALRFYIEQLGFELAWHEGEGAGTVCEVDRSECEIILCQDSTRRDKGRLFVELTSDGIAQFRQELAERVVPHKTTRWGYDVIQVDDPDGNELYFPFEE